TCGCGAGGGCCGAGGCGCTGGGCGTGCGCGATCACGTGGTGCTGGTGGGCGAGCGCGACGATCCCGGCTCGGTGCTGGCGGCCCTCGACGTGGTCGCCGTGCCCTCCGTCGGCTCGGAGGTGATCGCCCGGGTGCCCCTGGAGGCCATGGCCCTCGGCCGCCCGGTAGTGGCCAGCCGGGTGGGCGTGCTCCCCGAGATCATCCGCGAGCCGGAGAGCGGCTGGCTGGTGCCGCCGGCCGATCCGAAGGCCCTCGCCCACGCCGTGCTCGAGGCCCTCGATCCGCAGGAGGGGCGACGCCGCGGCGCCGCCGCGCGGCGCCAGGTGGAGAGCCAGCACCTGCCGGAGCACCTCGGCGAGGCCCTCGAGGCCGCCTACTCCCGGGTGCTCGCGTCGAGGGATCCGAGGCGCTCGAGCAGCTCGCTGGTGGAGTGATCCTTGGGGTCGCCGGCGATGGCGACCCTCCCGCCGCAGCGCTCGACGGCCTCGCGCTCCGGCACGGTCTCGGGCGTGTAGTCGGTGCCCTTCACGTGGAGATCGGGGCGCAGCGCCTCGATGAGCGGCACCACGTCGAGGGACTCGAAGACGTGGACGAGATCGACGCCCCGGACGCTGGCGATCAACTCGGCGCGCTCGGCCTCGGGGATCATCGGCCGCCCCTCGCCCTTGAGCGCCCGCACGGAGGCGTCGGCGTTCACGCCGACGATGAGGCGATCGGCGAGCTCGGCGGCGCCGCGCAGGTATCGCAGGTGACCGACGTGGAAGAGATCGAAGGCGCCGTTGACCAGGGCGACGGTGAGCCCCTGGTCGCGCCAGCGCGCGCGCCAGCTCGCCGCCTCCTCCAGCGAGACGATCGCCGCGGGCAGGGCGGGCTGGCTCACCGGCCCCCTCCGGTGCGGACGGCGGCCTCTAGCTCCGCGAGGGACGCGACCTCGGTGCCGGGCTTCTGGACCACGATGCCGCCGGCGATGTTGGCCAGGCGGGCGGCGTCCTCGAAGGAGGCGCCCGAGGCCAGCGCGGCGCAGAAGCAGGCCAGCACGGTGTCACCGGCGCCGGTGACGTCCACCGCCTCGGGGGGGCCGTGGGGCGGCAGGTGAGTGGCCTTGCCGCGAGAGCCGGCGAGGCAGAGGCCCTCGTGGCCCCGGGTGAGCAACACCGCCTCGAGCTCGAGCTCCGCGGCGAGGTAGCGCGCGGCCCGCGCGGCGCTGCGCGCGTCGTCGGCGCGGCGGCCGGTGGCGGCCTCCAGCTCCGGGGCGTTGGGCTTGATCACCGTGACCTTGCCGAAGCGCTTGAGGTCGAAGCGCGAGTCGACCACCACCGGCTTGGTGCGCGCGGCCTTTCGCACGGCGCGCACCACGGCGGGGACGAAGGTGCCCAGGCCGTAGTCGGAGACGGCGACCAGATCCACCGAGGGCAGGGCCTTCTCGAGGGCCGTCACCAGCTTCGCGGCGGTCTTCTCGTCGAGGGGCTCGTGGCTGCCCTGATCGAGGCGCACCACCTGCTGCGGGGTGGTGGAGAGGCCGCCGGCGAGGATGCGGGTCTTGGCCTCGGTGGGCCGGGTCGAGCTGACGACGAGGCCGGTGGTGGCGACCCCGACGTGGGAGAGCAGGTCGCGCAGGTTGCGGCCCGCGTCGTCCTTGCCCACCACCCCGAGCACCTTGGTGCGCGCGCCGAGGGCGCGCAGGTTGGCGACGACGTTCGCCGCCCCACCCGGCCGCTGATCGCGGCGGGTCTCCCGGACGATGGGGACCGGCGCCTCGCGCGAGATGCGATCGGTCAGCCCGTAGATGAACTGGTCGAGGACGAGATCTCCGATGACCAGCACCCGGGCCTGCGCGAGGCGCGGGATCAGCGGAGCCAGAGAGCCGTTGTCGCTGCTAGCCATCGACTGCGGTGGTAGCCGAAGGCCTCGCCGAGAGCAATCCGGCCGGAGCGCCGCGAGGGCGATCCGGCCGGGTGAGCTCCAGCGAGGGTGGGGAGGATCAGGCGGGCGGCGCCGCGGAGAGATCGTCGGGGGGCGGCCAGAGCTCGGCGGCGGGATCGACCCGCCGCTCGCCGAAGCGCGAGAGGACGACGGCCCCGGTGCCGGCGAGGGTGGCGAGGAGGAGGACCAGCCCGGCGGCGAAGCCGATGACCGGGATCTCGGCGAGGAGGCCGAAGCCGAAGAAGACCAGCATCCCGAGGACCAGCTCGCGGGCGGGCGTGCGCTTGCCCGGCGGGGAGAGGCGCCGCCCCACCCGCAGGGAGACGACGGTCCAGCCCAGCACGGCGGTGGCGAGGTAGGCGAGGAGGAGCACCGGCACCAGGAAGATGCCGACCACGGTCATCACCAGCAGGAGGGTCACCGGGAGGAACGCGATGAAGAGGAGCAGGCCGGCGAGGATCGACTTCGCGAGGTCGCCCTGCAGCGGCCGCCGCATCCGATCGATGCGCTTGGGCATGGCGACGATGAGCAGGAAGGCGAGGACCAGCACCGTCAGGTACTGCGCCGTGGTGGAGACGATGTCGCTGAAGAAGCCGGCCAGCCCGCGGCTCTCCTCGGAGTCGGGGATGATGATCATCTTCGCGGGCGGGCCGCCGTCGCCGTGGTGGTGGTGGCTGCGGCGGGAGGAGCCCACCCGCGAGCC
Above is a genomic segment from Deltaproteobacteria bacterium containing:
- a CDS encoding adenylyltransferase/cytidyltransferase family protein; the protein is MSQPALPAAIVSLEEAASWRARWRDQGLTVALVNGAFDLFHVGHLRYLRGAAELADRLIVGVNADASVRALKGEGRPMIPEAERAELIASVRGVDLVHVFESLDVVPLIEALRPDLHVKGTDYTPETVPEREAVERCGGRVAIAGDPKDHSTSELLERLGSLDASTRE
- a CDS encoding PfkB family carbohydrate kinase, whose translation is MASSDNGSLAPLIPRLAQARVLVIGDLVLDQFIYGLTDRISREAPVPIVRETRRDQRPGGAANVVANLRALGARTKVLGVVGKDDAGRNLRDLLSHVGVATTGLVVSSTRPTEAKTRILAGGLSTTPQQVVRLDQGSHEPLDEKTAAKLVTALEKALPSVDLVAVSDYGLGTFVPAVVRAVRKAARTKPVVVDSRFDLKRFGKVTVIKPNAPELEAATGRRADDARSAARAARYLAAELELEAVLLTRGHEGLCLAGSRGKATHLPPHGPPEAVDVTGAGDTVLACFCAALASGASFEDAARLANIAGGIVVQKPGTEVASLAELEAAVRTGGGR
- a CDS encoding polymer-forming cytoskeletal protein, which encodes MTRRSLLPLAALAWAALLVPATASAELGVLAVGSDRISYGQSVTVAAGDEVHDAVSFGGSVVIEEGATVTGDAVAMGGSVRVEEGATVQGDVTALGGSVSIGAGVTVTGDVAALGGSVDVDPSAEVLGSRVGSSRRSHHHHGDGGPPAKMIIIPDSEESRGLAGFFSDIVSTTAQYLTVLVLAFLLIVAMPKRIDRMRRPLQGDLAKSILAGLLLFIAFLPVTLLLVMTVVGIFLVPVLLLAYLATAVLGWTVVSLRVGRRLSPPGKRTPARELVLGMLVFFGFGLLAEIPVIGFAAGLVLLLATLAGTGAVVLSRFGERRVDPAAELWPPPDDLSAAPPA